The following proteins are encoded in a genomic region of Populus nigra chromosome 16, ddPopNigr1.1, whole genome shotgun sequence:
- the LOC133675799 gene encoding uncharacterized protein LOC133675799 isoform X1 yields the protein MISSMAATCSPTSLKLRLAMNCHNRRISPPTQTRPWMRNKEVGSGSFRFLFQPQNEWCFDGGSWIGSSSAADNFAGWSDSDHDNDQSIENQRKKWLKGIVGAGVAGVILFAGLTFAALSLSKWSTSRPKQQMEPFTTQQEVSLASDKEDDKVEESKSEDRNDSDLESETDIQTDLSSFPELNEAPSENVLGDSTETSTVDNVDYATRVSGTGNNDSFQEDLQYESSFDDKSVAPEMTPSSENLPSSEINASSPVSTFEVDKNPVNVEPSNMPNITNLNTDHQSEWPVSKINENSDPSSDSFTSTVLEPKEPMGVNISDSSPMDTSSEPQIVPEDDTEAVASLLTKENLDLSNTTQNSAERNSSSLEVNYLDESDFSGTVSEFANQKAIIANNEMKESKPFFELPTSEISFSSAGIPAPSAVSAALQVLPGKVLVPAVDQLQGQTFAALQVLKVIEADVQPSDLCTRREYARWLVAASSVLSRSTVSKVYPAMYIENVTELAFDDITPDDPDFSSIQGLAEAGFISSKLSNHDLLSSSVENQGLFYFAAESPLSRQDLVSWKMALDKRQLPEADKKMLYKLSGFRDIDKINPDAWPALVADLSAGDQGIISLAFGCTRLFQPEKPVTKAQAAVALATGEASDTVSEELARIEAESVAENAVSAHSALVAQAEQDINASFEKELSMEREKINAVEKMAEEARCELERLRAEREKDGVALMKERIAIESEMEVLSKLRREVEEQLQSLLSNKVEISYEKERISKLQKEAEIEKQEISRLQYDLEVERKALSMARAWAEEEAKRAREQAKALEEARYRWEKHGIKVVVDSSLDEESSTGVTWLTAGKQVSSVEGTVNRAENLVDKLKLMADNVKGKSREVIDKIIQKVQVLISILREWVAKAYAQTKELKEATISKTRGSIQELQQNTTEFSFAIKEKARGSMQELRQHTADFSLAVKESTKRVAEDCREGVEKLTQKFKS from the exons ATGATATCATCCATGGCTGCCACCTGTTCTCCAACCTCTCTAAAGCTTCGGTTAGCCATGAATTGCCATAACCGTCGAATATCGCCTCCAACACAAACACGGCCTTGGATGAGGAACAAGGAGGTAGGTAGTGGTAGCTTTCGCTTCCTCTTCCAGCCTCAAAATGAATGGTGTTTTGATGGAGGTTCGTGGATTGGGTCGAGTTCTGCTGCGGATAATTTTGCTGGATGGTCTGATTCGGATCATGATAATGATCAGTCTATTGAGAATCAGAGAAAGAAATGGCTTAAAG GGATTGTGGGAGCTGGAGTAGCCGGGGTCATTCTATTTGCAGGGCTTACCTTTGCAGCATTGTCTTTAAGCAAGTGGAGCACTTCCA GGCCAAAACAACAGATGGAACCATTCACAACTCAGCAGGAAGTTTCATTGGCCTCTGACAAGGAGGATGATAAAGTTGAGGAGAGTAAAAGTGAGGACAGAAATGATAGTGATCTGGAAAGCGAGACAGATATACAAACAgatctttcttcatttccagAACTTAATGAAGCACCCAGTGAAAATGTACTTGGTGACAGCACTGAGACCTCGACTGTAGACAATGTTGATTATGCTACTAGGGTCAGTGGTACCGGTAATAATGATTCTTTTCAAGAAGATTTACAATATGAATCAAGTTTTGATGACAAGTCTGTTGCTCCTGAAATGACTCCCAGCTCAGAGAATTTGCCCAGTTCTGAAATTAATGCAAGTTCCCCTGTATCAACTTTTGAAGTAGATAAAAATCCTGTTAATGTCGAACCTAGCAACATGCCAAATATAACAAATCTTAACACGGACCACCAGAGTGAATGGCCTGTCTCGAAGATAAATGAGAATTCTGATCCTTCATCAGATTCTTTTACTTCCACTGTTCTTGAACCCAAAGAGCCTATGGGTGTGAATATTTCAGACAGTTCACCCATGGATACAAGTTCAGAACCTCAAATTGTTCCTGAAGATGATACGGAAGCTGTAGCCTCTCTTTTAACCAAAGAAAATCTTGATCTGAGCAATACAACACAGAACTCAGCTGAGAGAAATAGTTCTTCCCTGGAAGTGAATTACTTAGATGAAAGTGATTTCTCAGGAACAGTGTCTGAGTTTGCAAACCAAAAAGCCATAATTGCTAATAATGAGATGAAGGAAAGCAAACCATTTTTTGAACTGCCAACTTCTGAAATTTCTTTCTCCTCTGCTGGTATACCTGCTCCATCTGCAGTTTCTGCAGCCTTGCAGGTGCTTCCTGGAAAGGTTCTAGTTCCAGCAGTTGATCAGCTTCAGGGACAGACATTTGCTGCATTGCAAGTTTTGAAG GTTATTGAGGCTGATGTTCAACCTAGTGATCTATGTACACGCCGTGAATATGCTCGCTGGTTAGTTGCTGCTAGCAGTGTTCTTTCAAG GAGCACGGTGTCAAAAGTATATCCTGCAATGTACATAGAGAATGTTACTGAACTTGCGTTTGATGACATCACACCTGATGACCCTGATTTTTCATCCATTCAAG GCTTAGCTGAAGCAGGATTTATCTCAAGCAAGCTTTCGAATCATGATTTGCTTTCTTCTTCAGTTGAAAACCAAGGTCTATTTTACTTTGCTGCTGAAAG CCCTTTATCACGCCAGGACCTTGTAAGTTGGAAGATGGCCCTGGATAAAAGACAACTTCCAGAAGCAGATAAAAAG ATGCTATACAAGCTTTCTGGGTTTAGAGATATTGACAAGATAAACCCAGATGCATGGCCTGCACTTGTGGCTGACTTGTCTGCAGGAGATCAAGGAATTATATCACTTGCATTCG GTTGCACGAGATTGTTCCAGCCTGAAAAACCTGTCACAAAGGCCCAAGCTGCTGTTGCTCTTGCAACTGGTGAGGCTTCTGACACAGTTAGTGAAGAGCTTGCACGCATTGAAGCAGAATCTGTGGCAGAAAATGCTGTTTCTGCCCACAGTGCTTTAGTAGCTCAAGCTGAACAGGATATAAATGCAAGTTTTGAGAAGGAGCTTTCCATGGAGAGGGAAAAGATTAATGCTGTAGAGAAAATGGCTGAAGAGGCAAGGTGCGAATTAGAAAGGTTAAGAGCTGAGAGGGAGAAGGATGGTGTGGCCTTGATGAAGGAACGCATTGCTATTGAATCTGAAATGGAAGTTCTTTCAAAGTTAAGGCGTGAAGTGGAGGAGCAGTTGCAAAGCCTTTTGAGCAACAAGGTGGAGATAtcatatgaaaaagaaaggattAGCAAGCTTCAAAAGGAAGCTGAGATTGAAAAGCAGGAGATCTCTAGATTACAGTATGACCTAGAGGTTGAGCGGAAAGCCTTATCTATGGCCag GGCTTGGGCTGAAGAAGAGGCAAAAAGAGCAAGAGAGCAGGCAAAAGCCCTTGAAGAGGCTAGATATCGGTGGGAGAAGCATGGCATCAAGGTGGTTGTTGACAGCAGTCTTGATGAAGAGAGTTCTACTGGAGTTACATGGCTGACTGCTGGAAAACAAGTCTCTTCTGTTGAAGGAACTGTTAACAGGGCTGAGAACTTGGTGGACAAGCTCAAGCTAATGGCAGATAACGTTAAAGGGAAGTCTCGAGAAGTAATTGATAAAATCATACAGAAGGTACAGGTCTTAATCTCAATTCTGAGAGAGTGGGTTGCCAAGGCATATGCACAGACCAAAGAACTTAAAGAAGCCACCATCTCAAAGACACGGGGATCAATACAAGAGTTGCAGCAGAACACAACTGAATTTAGTTTTGCCATCAAGGAGAAGGCAAGAGGATCAATGCAAGAGTTGCGGCAACATACTGCAGATTTTAGTTTGGCTGTCAAGGAAAGCACAAAGCGGGTGGCAGAAGATTGCAGGGAGGGAGTGGAGAAACTCACACAGAAGTTCAAATCGTGA
- the LOC133675799 gene encoding uncharacterized protein LOC133675799 isoform X2, protein MEPFTTQQEVSLASDKEDDKVEESKSEDRNDSDLESETDIQTDLSSFPELNEAPSENVLGDSTETSTVDNVDYATRVSGTGNNDSFQEDLQYESSFDDKSVAPEMTPSSENLPSSEINASSPVSTFEVDKNPVNVEPSNMPNITNLNTDHQSEWPVSKINENSDPSSDSFTSTVLEPKEPMGVNISDSSPMDTSSEPQIVPEDDTEAVASLLTKENLDLSNTTQNSAERNSSSLEVNYLDESDFSGTVSEFANQKAIIANNEMKESKPFFELPTSEISFSSAGIPAPSAVSAALQVLPGKVLVPAVDQLQGQTFAALQVLKVIEADVQPSDLCTRREYARWLVAASSVLSRSTVSKVYPAMYIENVTELAFDDITPDDPDFSSIQGLAEAGFISSKLSNHDLLSSSVENQGLFYFAAESPLSRQDLVSWKMALDKRQLPEADKKMLYKLSGFRDIDKINPDAWPALVADLSAGDQGIISLAFGCTRLFQPEKPVTKAQAAVALATGEASDTVSEELARIEAESVAENAVSAHSALVAQAEQDINASFEKELSMEREKINAVEKMAEEARCELERLRAEREKDGVALMKERIAIESEMEVLSKLRREVEEQLQSLLSNKVEISYEKERISKLQKEAEIEKQEISRLQYDLEVERKALSMARAWAEEEAKRAREQAKALEEARYRWEKHGIKVVVDSSLDEESSTGVTWLTAGKQVSSVEGTVNRAENLVDKLKLMADNVKGKSREVIDKIIQKVQVLISILREWVAKAYAQTKELKEATISKTRGSIQELQQNTTEFSFAIKEKARGSMQELRQHTADFSLAVKESTKRVAEDCREGVEKLTQKFKS, encoded by the exons ATGGAACCATTCACAACTCAGCAGGAAGTTTCATTGGCCTCTGACAAGGAGGATGATAAAGTTGAGGAGAGTAAAAGTGAGGACAGAAATGATAGTGATCTGGAAAGCGAGACAGATATACAAACAgatctttcttcatttccagAACTTAATGAAGCACCCAGTGAAAATGTACTTGGTGACAGCACTGAGACCTCGACTGTAGACAATGTTGATTATGCTACTAGGGTCAGTGGTACCGGTAATAATGATTCTTTTCAAGAAGATTTACAATATGAATCAAGTTTTGATGACAAGTCTGTTGCTCCTGAAATGACTCCCAGCTCAGAGAATTTGCCCAGTTCTGAAATTAATGCAAGTTCCCCTGTATCAACTTTTGAAGTAGATAAAAATCCTGTTAATGTCGAACCTAGCAACATGCCAAATATAACAAATCTTAACACGGACCACCAGAGTGAATGGCCTGTCTCGAAGATAAATGAGAATTCTGATCCTTCATCAGATTCTTTTACTTCCACTGTTCTTGAACCCAAAGAGCCTATGGGTGTGAATATTTCAGACAGTTCACCCATGGATACAAGTTCAGAACCTCAAATTGTTCCTGAAGATGATACGGAAGCTGTAGCCTCTCTTTTAACCAAAGAAAATCTTGATCTGAGCAATACAACACAGAACTCAGCTGAGAGAAATAGTTCTTCCCTGGAAGTGAATTACTTAGATGAAAGTGATTTCTCAGGAACAGTGTCTGAGTTTGCAAACCAAAAAGCCATAATTGCTAATAATGAGATGAAGGAAAGCAAACCATTTTTTGAACTGCCAACTTCTGAAATTTCTTTCTCCTCTGCTGGTATACCTGCTCCATCTGCAGTTTCTGCAGCCTTGCAGGTGCTTCCTGGAAAGGTTCTAGTTCCAGCAGTTGATCAGCTTCAGGGACAGACATTTGCTGCATTGCAAGTTTTGAAG GTTATTGAGGCTGATGTTCAACCTAGTGATCTATGTACACGCCGTGAATATGCTCGCTGGTTAGTTGCTGCTAGCAGTGTTCTTTCAAG GAGCACGGTGTCAAAAGTATATCCTGCAATGTACATAGAGAATGTTACTGAACTTGCGTTTGATGACATCACACCTGATGACCCTGATTTTTCATCCATTCAAG GCTTAGCTGAAGCAGGATTTATCTCAAGCAAGCTTTCGAATCATGATTTGCTTTCTTCTTCAGTTGAAAACCAAGGTCTATTTTACTTTGCTGCTGAAAG CCCTTTATCACGCCAGGACCTTGTAAGTTGGAAGATGGCCCTGGATAAAAGACAACTTCCAGAAGCAGATAAAAAG ATGCTATACAAGCTTTCTGGGTTTAGAGATATTGACAAGATAAACCCAGATGCATGGCCTGCACTTGTGGCTGACTTGTCTGCAGGAGATCAAGGAATTATATCACTTGCATTCG GTTGCACGAGATTGTTCCAGCCTGAAAAACCTGTCACAAAGGCCCAAGCTGCTGTTGCTCTTGCAACTGGTGAGGCTTCTGACACAGTTAGTGAAGAGCTTGCACGCATTGAAGCAGAATCTGTGGCAGAAAATGCTGTTTCTGCCCACAGTGCTTTAGTAGCTCAAGCTGAACAGGATATAAATGCAAGTTTTGAGAAGGAGCTTTCCATGGAGAGGGAAAAGATTAATGCTGTAGAGAAAATGGCTGAAGAGGCAAGGTGCGAATTAGAAAGGTTAAGAGCTGAGAGGGAGAAGGATGGTGTGGCCTTGATGAAGGAACGCATTGCTATTGAATCTGAAATGGAAGTTCTTTCAAAGTTAAGGCGTGAAGTGGAGGAGCAGTTGCAAAGCCTTTTGAGCAACAAGGTGGAGATAtcatatgaaaaagaaaggattAGCAAGCTTCAAAAGGAAGCTGAGATTGAAAAGCAGGAGATCTCTAGATTACAGTATGACCTAGAGGTTGAGCGGAAAGCCTTATCTATGGCCag GGCTTGGGCTGAAGAAGAGGCAAAAAGAGCAAGAGAGCAGGCAAAAGCCCTTGAAGAGGCTAGATATCGGTGGGAGAAGCATGGCATCAAGGTGGTTGTTGACAGCAGTCTTGATGAAGAGAGTTCTACTGGAGTTACATGGCTGACTGCTGGAAAACAAGTCTCTTCTGTTGAAGGAACTGTTAACAGGGCTGAGAACTTGGTGGACAAGCTCAAGCTAATGGCAGATAACGTTAAAGGGAAGTCTCGAGAAGTAATTGATAAAATCATACAGAAGGTACAGGTCTTAATCTCAATTCTGAGAGAGTGGGTTGCCAAGGCATATGCACAGACCAAAGAACTTAAAGAAGCCACCATCTCAAAGACACGGGGATCAATACAAGAGTTGCAGCAGAACACAACTGAATTTAGTTTTGCCATCAAGGAGAAGGCAAGAGGATCAATGCAAGAGTTGCGGCAACATACTGCAGATTTTAGTTTGGCTGTCAAGGAAAGCACAAAGCGGGTGGCAGAAGATTGCAGGGAGGGAGTGGAGAAACTCACACAGAAGTTCAAATCGTGA
- the LOC133675345 gene encoding large ribosomal subunit protein eL36y-like: MAPKQPNTGLFVGLNKGHVVTKKDLAPRPSDRKGKSSKRVLFVRSLIREVAGFAPYEKRITELLKVGKDKRALKVAKRKLGTHKRAKKKREEMSNVLRKMRSAGGGEKKK, translated from the exons ATGGCTCCAAAACAGCCAAATACCGGTCTCTTTGTGGGTTTGAACAAGGGGCACGTAGTTACTAAGAAGGATTTAGCTCCACGTCCTTCTGATCGCAAAGGG AAATCTAGCAAAAGGGTTCTCTTTGTCAGGAGTTTGATCAGGGAAGTTGCTGGCTTTGCACCATATGAGAAGAGGATCACTGAGCTTCTCAAGGTTGGCAAGGACAAACGTGCTTTGAAGGTGGCTAAAAGAAAGCTTGGGACACACAAAAGAGCTAAGAAGAAGCGTGAGGAGATGTCCAATGTTCTCCGCAAGATGAG GTCTGCTGGGGGTGGTGAGAAGAAGAagtga